One window from the genome of Nicotiana sylvestris chromosome 9, ASM39365v2, whole genome shotgun sequence encodes:
- the LOC138877775 gene encoding uncharacterized protein codes for MTPQYQTPAGQPVGVVQPVAAGQADSGSSMSSKSFLGWISSPSSFQFPTGSRAMVPTPGASPPAQPVRGRGQAARGGGQAVRGGGQAARGGARPEAESSDTVITCIVLIFSRDGSVLFDLFSTYSYVSSYFASYVVVSSVSLSAPMYVSTPVGDAIVVYCVYCSCVVTIGSLETSVNPLLLDMVDFDVILGMDWLSPYHTILYYHAKTVSLALSRLPRLECRETPSHSTNKVVSYMKVRHMVGKGCLAYLAYVCHSSAEVPSMDSVLVVCEFPEVFPANLLGMPPDRDINFYIDLVTGTQPISVSPYHMAQPELKELKEKLQDFLDKCFIRPSVSPWGAPVLFVKKKDGPMRMCIDYWHYEFLVMSFELTNSPATFMDLINRVCEFRLDSVAFLVHVVLAEGIKVDPKKIEAVQHWPRPISATEIQSFLGLEGYYCRFVEEFSSIAAPLTRLTQKGARFRWSNECEASFQKLNTALTTSPVLLLHIGLGCYTIYYDESRIGIGAVLMQDGKVKYEHQRLSGLLQK; via the exons ggttctcgtgccatggtcccGACACCGGGTGCTtcaccacctgctcagccagtGCGAGGTCGGGGTCAGGCAGCCAGAGGTGGTGGTCAggctgttagaggtggaggtcaggctgctagaggtggag ccaggcctgaggctgagtcctcTGACACtgttatcacatgtattgtttTAATTTTTAGTAGAGATGgttcagttctatttgatttgttttctacttattcgtatgtgtcatcctattttgcttcatatgtGGTTGTGTCTAGTGTTTCATTGAGTGCCCCTatgtatgtgtccacacctgtgGGAGATGCTATTGTAGTATATTGCGTTTATTGTTCGTGTGTGGTCaccattgggagtcttgagactagtgtgaatcctctacttcttgatatggtagactttgatgttatcttgggtatggattggctgtcaccttatcacaCTATATTGTATTATCATGCCAAGACGGTGTCATTAGCCTTGTCgaggttgcctcgattagagtgtaGAGAGACTCCTAGCCATTCCACCAACAAGGTTGTCTCTTATATGAAGGTTCGGCATATGGTCgggaaggggtgtctagcttatttggcttatgtctgccattctagtgcggaggttccttccatggattcagtactagttgtttgtgagtttccagaggtatttcctgcaaacctgctggggatgccacccgacagggatatcaacTTCTATATTGATTTAGTgacgggcactcagcccatttctgttTCGCCATACCATATGGCCCagccagagttgaaggaattgaaggagaagttgcaagattttcttgataagtgtttcattagacctagtgtctctccCTGGGGTGCGCCCgtattgtttgtgaagaagaaagatggaccgatgaggatgtgcatagattattg gcattatgagtttctggtaaTGTCATTTGAGCTGACAAattccccagcaacattcatggatttgataaaccgagtg tgtgagtttcgGTTGGATTCCGTCGCCTTCTTGGTACAcgttgtattagcagagggtattaaagtggatcctaagaagattgaggcagttcaacATTGGCCTAGACCTATTTCAGCCACGGAGATCCAGAGTTTTTTGGGTTTGGAGGGTTATTACTGTCGGTTTGTGGAGGAgttctcatctatagcagccccgttgaccaggttgacccagaaaggtgcccgaTTCAGATGGTcaaatgagtgtgaggcgagctttcagaagctcaatactGCTTTGACTACATCACCGGTGTTGCTATTGCACATAGGTTTAGGATGTTATACAATATATTATGATGAATCTCGTATTGGaattggtgcggtattgatgcaggatggaaag gtaaagtacgagcatcagagacttagtggtttgcttcagaagtaa